One segment of Macaca fascicularis isolate 582-1 chromosome 4, T2T-MFA8v1.1 DNA contains the following:
- the HTR1B gene encoding 5-hydroxytryptamine receptor 1B: protein MEEPGAQCAPPPPAGSETWAPQANLSSAPSQNCSTKDYIYQDSIALPWKVLLVMLLALITLATTLSNAFVIATVYRTRKLHTPANYLIASLAVTDLLVSILVMPVSTMYTVTGRWTLGQVVCDFWLSSDITCCTASILHLCVIALDRYWAITDAVEYSAKRTPKRAAVMIALVWVFSISISLPPFFWRQAKAEEEVSDCVVNTDHILYTVYSTVGAFYFPTLLLIALYGRIYVEARSRILKQTPNRTGKRLTRAQLITDSPGSTSSVTSINSRVPDVPSESGSPVYVNQVKVRVSDALLERKKLMAARERKATKTLGIILGAFIVCWLPFFIISLVLPICKDACWFHLAIFDFFTWLGYLNSLINPIIYTMSNEDFKQAFHKLIRFKCTS from the coding sequence ATGGAGGAACCGGGTGCTCAGTGCGCTCCACCGCCGCCCGCGGGCTCCGAGACCTGGGCTCCTCAAGCCAACCTATCCTCTGCTCCCTCCCAAAACTGCAGCACCAAGGACTATATTTACCAGGACTCCATCGCCCTACCCTGGAAAGTACTGCTGGTTATGCTACTGGCGCTCATCACCTTGGCCACCACGCTCTCCAATGCCTTTGTGATTGCCACAGTGTACCGGACCCGGAAGCTGCACACCCCGGCTAACTACCTGATCGCCTCTCTGGCGGTCACCGACCTGCTCGTGTCCATCCTGGTGATGCCCGTCAGCACCATGTACACTGTCACCGGCCGCTGGACACTGGGCCAGGTGGTCTGTGACTTCTGGCTGTCGTCGGACATCACCTGTTGCACTGCCTCCATCCTGCACCTCTGTGTCATCGCCCTGGACCGCTACTGGGCCATCACAGACGCTGTGGAGTACTCAGCTAAAAGGACTCCCAAGAGGGCAGCGGTCATGATCGCGCTGGTGTGGGTCTTCTCCATCTCTATCTCGCTGCCGCCCTTCTTCTGGCGTCAGGCCAAGGCCGAAGAGGAGGTGTCGGACTGCGTGGTGAACACCGACCACATCCTCTACACGGTCTACTCCACGGTGGGTGCTTTCTACTTTCCCACCCTGCTCCTCATCGCCCTCTATGGCCGCATCTACGTGGAAGCCCGCTCCCGGATTTTGAAACAGACGCCCAACAGGACCGGCAAGCGCTTGACCCGAGCCCAGCTGATAACGGACTCTCCTGGGTCCACGTCCTCGGTCACCTCTATTAACTCGCGGGTTCCCGACGTGCCCAGCGAATCCGGGTCTCCTGTGTACGTGAACCAAGTCAAAGTGCGAGTCTCCGACGCCCtgctggaaaggaagaaactcATGGCCGCTAGGGAGCGCAAAGCCACCAAGACCCTGGGGATCATTTTGGGAGCCTTTATTGTGTGTTGGCTGCCCTTCTTCATCATCTCCCTAGTGCTGCCTATCTGCAAAGATGCCTGCTGGTTCCACCTAGCCATCTTTGATTTCTTCACCTGGCTGGGCTATCTCAACTCCCTCATTAACCCCATAATCTATACCATGTCCAATGAGGACTTTAAACAAGCGTTCCATAAACTGATACGTTTTAAGTGCACGAGTTGA